Part of the Halobaculum halobium genome, CGCTGACGCCGCCGACGCGGTCGGTTGCTCGGTCCGGCAGATCGTCAAGAGCATCGTCCTCGTCGCCGACGGCGAGGTGATCGTCGTGCTCACCGCCGGCGACAACCGCGTCGACACCAACGCGCTCGAGGCCGAACTCGGCGCCGAGTCCGTCCGAACGGGGAACCCCGACGAAGTGAAGGCCGCCACCGGCTGGAGCATCGGCGGCGTTCCCCCGTTTGGACACGAGTCGCCGGTGGCGACGTATCTCGACGAATCGCTTCTCGATCGCGACCGGATCTGGGCCGCCGCCGGAACGCCAGACGCCGTGTTCGAGCTCACTCCCGGGGAGTTACGGGAGATCGCTGATCCAACGACGACGACGGCCTTCGAGTAGCATAAATGCTATACCGTGATACCAAACTGCCTGTCGAAGCCGGGCACGGCGCATCTCCCGGTGTCCTCAGCCGGCCGAACGACGTCACTCGAATAATCAAAAAATAAATCGTGTGAGAGTCTGAACAATTTATTCGTGGTACTGTCGTCTACGTACGCATGAGCACGCAAGATACGGCGGTCTCTTTTGAAGCGTACCTCGATGCCGTGGGACACGTCGAACGCCGTCGGCTGCTTCTCGCGCTGCTGAATAGCACTTCTGACGGAGATCCAACTGTCGCGCTCGACCGGCTCGATTCGACCGCCGCTGACGAAACTCTGCGACTGTCTCTGCACCACGTCCATCTCCCGAAACTGGAGGATCTGGGGTTCGTTGACGCCGACCGAGACCAGCGTTCTGTGACCACTGGCCCTCAGTTCGACGAGATCCGTCCCATCCTCAAACTCCTCGACGACAATCGGGATCAGCTCCCTCACGGATGGGTGTGAACGCCGAAGGGCCTGTCCGCGTGCGTACTGTGGAAGCGGCTGGTCCGTTCACGCGAGAAGGGTTGGAGGCGCCGAGCTGGGCGGCGTGTGCGGTTGTTCTGCAGGTATCGGATTCGCACCGCCTCCAGAACGGGACGCGATCTGCTGTGCGACCGAGAGCTCCGTTCGGGATACCGCCGTGAACGGCGGGATTCGTCGTTGAATCAGTCGGTCGACGCTCGGGTCCGAGCGAGTTCCAGACCGCTCGGCCGACAACGACCCCGTTCGAAGGCACCGCTGGACCTCCTTTCGAGCGCACTGCGGGGCCGAGACAGGTCTCTGTTCTCGGCTGAGATCCGGTTCTAGTCCGTTTGTGGGTCGCGTTTCGGAATGAGCCCCTGTGAGAGCAACCGACGCGCAATCACAATAAGGCCATTTCGGAACCCGCCGCCGAAGACGGCCTGTTCTTCGTGCGTGCCCGGCACGAGCGTACTGACGAGGATCGTCGACCGATCGACGAGAAGGAGCCGTCCGATAGCGAGATCGTCATCCGCGCCGACCTCGGTGCGAAGCCAGCCGAGACCCGACAGGAACGTCGTCGCTCTCGGAATGGCTTCTTGGATCTGCGCTTCGAGTTCCTCTGTGACTGCACCGATAAGCAGGTCAACGCTGCTGTCGAGCGCGTTGAGGCTCTCGATTAGTTCGTCGGTCAACATCGTGCCGTCGCCGATGACGAATACCACCTCCTCGGCGGCGTCCGTGAGGAGCGCGTACGACCGATTTGCGATCGCATCTGTTCCCGACATGGTCCAGACTTCTTGAACCGGCGACTCTTGTTCGGCGTCGACGCGCTCGGCGTCTGCAAGCGCCGCTGAGAGGCGGTCGACGCGGGCCTCGTACTGTTCCCGGAGCGTTTCGGTCGCTTCTGCCAGCGGCACGGCCCGGAACCGCTGTGGACTCGAGTGCTGGACCTCGACGAGCCCCTGGGCCTCCAAGACGCGAACCGCGTCGTAGACGCGCGTCCGGGGAACGTCTGTTATTTCGCTGAGGTGTTTCGCCGTGCCCGTCGAGAGGCGCGATAGCCCGACGAAGCACTTGGCTTCGTACTCCTTTAGGCCGAGTTGCTGGAGTACCTCGACCGCTTCGTCTACTGTGTCATCTGTGCTCATGTGTCCCAACTCACAACCCGGCCGAATCCGGGAACTCGGAGAAACTCGTTTCGCCGGGCAGATAGGCGTTGTCACTACTGAACGGAACGTCGAATCGAAGACGAGACCCCAACGCGTCGACGGTCTCTCGATTCGGATTCTGTCGTACGTTTACGAGAGAGTGTGTAACTCTGAGAATCACAACGCTATGGGATCCGATCTACTAGCTCTGGAGCGGTTATGCTCTCGATCACGATTTTCACCCTGTTAATCACAAAACTATTATCGGCGGCGGTGTCCTACTCCTCACTCCGGTACGCGGCTCGGAACTTGTGTCCCAACCACAACCCGATGCGTACCGGACCCGGCCACATCCCGTGGCTGGGGTTCACAACACGGACACTTGGATTATGGATACCGACCCGGACCCCGTTGACGATCCCCGTGGGGCGGCGATCGAGCAGCTCGAAGAGTTCGGGTTGAGTGCCTACGCCGCGCGGACGTTCGTGGCGCTCGTGAGCCTCGGCACTGGCACCGCCAAAGAGGTGAGTCAGGTCTCGGAGGTCCCCCGAACTCGCGTGTACGACGCGATCGACGAATTACACGCGCGAGGATTGGTCGACGTTCAGCAGTCTTCACCCAAGGAGTTCTGGGCGATCTCGGCCGACACGACGAGCCGGAAGTTCGAACGCGAGATGGAGTACCGGACGTCGGTTCTCCGGACTTCACTGGATCGACTCAACCCGGCCCCGCGGAGCGAAGAACAGCGGGGCGTCTGGACGGTCGATGGGCAGACTGCGGTCACTGACCGCGTGTTGGAGTTCGTGAGCGGGGCAGACGACAAAATCGTCTACATGACCGTCGAGGAACTCCTCACCGAGGAGATCATCGACGCGCTCTGCGCCGCCGCCGAGCGGGGCGTGACGATCAGCCTCGGCGGCGTTTCCGCGGACGTCCGAGACCGGATCCGAGACGAGATTCCAGGCGCAGACATCTTTGAATCGCTGTGGGTCTGGTCTGACACGCCCGCCGGTCGACTCCTGATGGTCGACGACGCGCAAACGCTTGTGAGCGTCCTCGTTCCCGATTCTACCAGCGGAGAGGCGGGTGAACGAGCGGAAACGGCGATCTGGGGCGCAGGCGAGACCAACAGCCTCGTCGTCGTGCTGAGAGCGATCTTCACGTGGCGGTTGCAGAACGCCGAGGACGCAGCGGAGTGATCATGACAGGGTACTTAGTGCTAGCCGTCGCTTGAGCGGGGTCGTATGACTGATCTACCGAACGGGACTGTCCGTGCCCATTACGATTGGGCGTCGACAGCTCCCTCGGTGGCGATCGTCGAGACAGTTTCGAGAGTCGTCGATCGTAGCCGTCAACGCTCCAACCGCTGTCCGAGTCCGTCGATCCTGACGCGGTAGCTGCGCTCGTTCAGTCGACCGGCGCGTCAAGGGCAATCGACACTGTGGATGTCTCGTTTGACTTCGCAGAACACAATATCACAGTTCGTGGTACCGGTGGGATCACTGTTCGCACGGCCGATTCCGACCGGTAACACACTCGTCCACGGTGGTCTCGTCCCCGCTGGCGAGAGGGTATTCGCGCTCTTTGGGTACGATCGTTCGGATCAAACCGGGACCCGTGCGTGCGGGACCACCCTCGAACTGTAGGGAGTTGAACTATGACAGAGACAGCCGTTCAGTGAGGTGGGAGTCCAGTTCGAATGATCGACAAGCCAGCCAGTCGGGCCGACACCGACGAGAGACAGCAGCTATCGCACGTGGTGATCGAATCCGTCGCCGCGGCGACAGAGTGTAGTGCGCACCAACTTCCGCCGCTACACGAGGCGATCGACCCCGACGCGCTGAACAATCTGTTCGCGAGCGAGGGGCGGACCGGCGGTCGATCGGGTGGCGGTCACGTCTCGTTCAGGTATCACGGGTGTACCGTCACGGTCCACGCGAGCGGGCGGTCGGTCGTCGAACGGATAACAGACGGGGAGCAGTAGCGGCTTGACCGACGGCTGACTCACCGGTCGTCTCTCGCCGCTCTGGGCGCAGGATATTGGGGCTCCTCGGTTTGTACGCCATCGTCTCGATGACGCGCGTCGATTCAGCGCTCGTTGAGCATCGACGCGATGAGGGTCCGTTCTGCAGCGTGGACGTGCTCGGAGAACGTCGCCGACGCGATATCGAGTTCCGCCGCCACCTCCTCGCCGGTGCACCCGCGCGGCCAGTCGTAGTAGCCGGCCTCGAACGCCGTCCGGAGGACCTCGCGCTGGCGGTCGGTGAGCCGCTCCGCTAACGTCCGATGGAGTGTCCCCCGCGAGAGCAGCGGCATCATCGACGCTTTCGACCGTTTGGATCGCAGCGTCGCCTCCGGCGTCTCCTCGAGGAATGTTGCGACGATCGCAGGAGCGTCGGCCTCGCTCGGGATCTCGGCGACGATGCTGCCGCGTCCGTTCGTCCCCCGGACGGTTCGCGGGAGCGCGCCGAGTTCCGCCAACCGGCGTGCCGGGCAGCCGTGGGACACCACGAACTCGAACAGCCCGCCGTCCGCGTAGGTCTCGATCACCGAGACCTCCGTGCCCTCGTGTTCGGCCGCGAGCGGTTCGATCTCCTCGGGGCGAGCGTCGATAACGTTGAAGTATTCGGCGTACTCGCCGTCGCTCCGCGGAAGCAATTCGGCGAGTTCCAGGGTACAGTCGGCGGCAGCAGACGCCCTGACGAACGGATACGCAGACTCCCCGAAGCGGAACTCGACTTCGAGGACGTCCTCGCGCTTGGTCCCCCCGGACATGTGTGCTCGTCTGGAGTGCGGCCGACCCGATGTATCTTGTGGGCGATCAAATGAGTTCGCGTGATACACGTGTACATCCGCCGATAGTGGCCGTCTCCGTGGCGAACCGTGTGTCGTCCTGCGTCACCGGCGCCTCGGCGCGTGCGGGGGTGAAAATCGGGTGGACTCGGACGGGCGACGATCGGCCGCACGCTGGCCCGTCGAATCCCGAGCCGAATCGTTGAACTCGGGGCCGTTCGTCCCCGAGACCGTGACCGTCCTCGATTCACTCCCGTCCAGACCGCTTCGATCGGCTGAGCTAGAGGCGCTGCGCGACGCCGACAGCGTCACCGAAGCGGCGCCCCTCGGCGTGGATGACGACGACATCCGCGCGCTCGCCGTCCAAACGGACGAGACGATTCACGGCCTCGGCTACGACCCGGATTCGGGCTGGACCGTGGTCGATAGTCGCGAGGCAGACGACCCGGAGGACCTCGCGGCCGTGCGCGACTCGCTGAAGAGCTGGGAGGCGAAGCGCGCGGCGGTCGACGCCGACGAGTGAGCCGCCGGGCGGCAGCGCGCGGGCCCGCCCTACTGGCGTCGTGACAGCAGGTTTTCGTCCGTTACCCGGTTCGGATCCGAACTGCTATACCGATCGGACGTGTACATCGCCCATGGCAGTCGAAGAGCCGCAGGCGGCGGAGTCCGTGGAGTCGCTCGACGCCGGGCCGTGCCCCGTCGTCGACGCGCTCGAACAGGTGGGGTCGAAGTGGCGTCTCGTGGTGCTGCACGACCTGCTTGACGGCGAGAAGCGATTCAACGAGCTGAAGCGCTCGACGGACGCCAGCGCGCGGACCCTCTCCCGCGTGCTCGACGACCTCAGGGAGATGGGGTTCGTCCAGAAGCGCATGGAGCCGGACGCGCCCGTGGCGACGTTCTACTCGCTGACCGCCAAGGGCGAATCGCTCTCGGTCGTCTTCGAAGAGGTGGAGTCGTGGGCCGGCGAGTGGCTCGACACCTGTCGCGAGTAGTCGCGATCGCCGTTCCGACTCCGAGTTCGGTCGCTCGGTCCGCCAGCCGCAGCCGGGATCGCCGGGGTTTATTCGCCCGCTCCACGCGGGCAGATCCGATGACGCGATGAGCGGCGACGATCCGTCGGCCGACCCCGATCGAAGCCTCGACACGCCGGGCGTCGGTCAGGCGTTCGAGACCGAACACGCCGTCGGCGTCGGCGACGCCCGCGCGCTGGCGCTCCCTGACGAGTCCGTCGACCTCGTCGTCACCTCACCGCCGTACCCGATGGTCGAGCAGTGGGACGACCTGTTCGCGCGGCTCGACCCCACCGTCGGCGAGGCGCTCGAGGCCGCCGCGGCGGGGAGCGGTGACGGTCGCGCCGCCGAGCGCGCGTTCGACGCGATGCACGGGGCGCTCGCGCCGGCGTGGAACGAACTCGAGCGCGTGCTCGCGCCCGGGGGCGTCGCCTGCGTCAACGTCGGCGACGCGACGCGCTCTGCCGGCGGGCGGTTCCGCCTGTGGGACAACGCGACCCGCGTCGCCGACGCGCTCTCTGCGACCGGGCTCGACCGGCTCCCCGGCGTGCTGTGGCGCAAGCCGACGAACGCGCCGACGAAGTTCATGGGCAGCGGCACGCTCCCGCCCAACGCCTACGTCACGCTCGAACACGAGCACGTCCTCGTATTCCGGAAAGGGTCGCGCCGCTCGTTCGACGCCGGCGACCCCGCGCGCTACGCGTCGGCGTACTTCTGGGAGGAGCGCAACCGCTGGTTCTCGGACGCGTGGGACGACCTCCGCGGGGTCGACCAGACCCTCGACGCGGGCGACGCCCGCGACCGGTCGGCGGCGTTCCCGTTCGAACTCCCGTACCGGCTGATCTGCATGTACTCGACGTACGGCGACCGCGTGCTCGACCCGTTCTGGGGGACCGGGACGACGACCCTCGCGGCGATGGCCGCCGGTCGCGACTCCGTCGGCGTCGAGCGCGACCCGGATCTCCTCGACTCGTTCGATGCCGACGCGCGGCGCGCTCCCGCGCTCTCGCGCGAGCGGGGTCGCCGTCGGCTCCGCGAGCACCGCTCGTTCGTCGCCGAGCGCGACGAGCCGCCCGGGTACGACGCGACCCACTACGAGTTCCCGGTGGTGACGAAGGCCGAGCGCGACATCCGGTTGTACGCCGCGACGACCGTGGAATCGGTCGCCGGCGGCTACCGCGTCGGCCACGAGCCGATCGAATCGCTCGCGGAGTGATCTGGCTGGGAACACACGACCGAGTGGTTCGCCGCCGGGGTCAGAACAGTCCGAGGGTGAGCGAGCCGGCGCCGAACAGGCCGAGCGTGACGATCAGGCGGCCGACGCTGCCGACGAACGTCGCGAGCGCGAAGCGCCAGTAGTCGCGTTCGAGCACGGCGAACGCGTAGATGGAGATCGTGTCGGGGAAGAACGGCACCGAGAGCGCGAGCGCGAGGCCGGCGTAGCCGTATCGACGCGCCAGTTCCGCGGTCGTGCTCTCGGACCACTCGATCACGTCGAACCGGGAGCGCCGGAGCCACCTGATGATCGGCCCCGACTGCTTCGCCTCCTGTCCGATGTGGAACGCGAACACCGACCCGGCGGCCTTCCCGAGGCCGGACACGAACATGATGACCGAGAGCTTCGCCCACGTCGGCAGCCCCAGGTCCAACGGCGCCAGCAGGACGACCTCGCTCACGCCCGGGAGCGCGAACGCGATGAGGAACGAGTAGACGAAGATGATCCCCAGCCCGGTCCAGCCCGTCGCGGTCTCGACGAGCCGCGTGAGCCAGCCGAAGTCGGGCCACCAGGACGGCTCGCTCGCCAGCGGGGCCGAGGGCCCGAGAAGTGAGACCGCGTCGCCGAGGGGCGCGAGCCCGACGGACGCCGCCGTGGCGACGGCGTCGGCCGCCGCGGGCGTCGCCAGCGCGGCCGTGAGGGGGACCGAAAGCACGATCGAACCGCAGGGACACCGGAGAATAAGTGCGGTGGTTCCCGGCGAGGATTGGTGTCGGCGTGCCGTCCACTCGACCGTCGATCGAGCGGCGTCGACCGCGAGGTGGGCGTCGACCGGGCGTCGTCGTCGAAGCGGACGCGGTCGTCGCGCCCCGTGCTAGCGGAGGTCGTCGAGGTCGTCGAGAAACGCCGACAGCGATTCCCGTGTGACGTGTGGCATGACGACGACCCGGGTCTCGCCGGCGCCGGTGCGCGAGAGGCGCCACCCCCGATCGCGGACGGCCTCGAACGTCGCCTGCGAGAGATCGAACGCGACGAGCGGCAGTTCCGGTTCGACGACGGCGACCCCGCGGGCGCGCAGTTCGGCCGCGAACCACTCGGCCAAGTCGCTCGCGCGCTCGTGCTCGCGGCGGTAGCCGTCGGGCCACAGCGCGTCCGTCGCCGCGGCCGCGCTGGCGACGCCCGCCCCCGAGCGGGTGCCCGTGAGGCTCGCCTGCGAGGCG contains:
- a CDS encoding YbaK/EbsC family protein — encoded protein: MHDSASRFAERVSEKFDFEADIEEFPAGTKTAADAADAVGCSVRQIVKSIVLVADGEVIVVLTAGDNRVDTNALEAELGAESVRTGNPDEVKAATGWSIGGVPPFGHESPVATYLDESLLDRDRIWAAAGTPDAVFELTPGELREIADPTTTTAFE
- a CDS encoding DUF7344 domain-containing protein encodes the protein MSTQDTAVSFEAYLDAVGHVERRRLLLALLNSTSDGDPTVALDRLDSTAADETLRLSLHHVHLPKLEDLGFVDADRDQRSVTTGPQFDEIRPILKLLDDNRDQLPHGWV
- a CDS encoding TrmB family transcriptional regulator, with translation MSTDDTVDEAVEVLQQLGLKEYEAKCFVGLSRLSTGTAKHLSEITDVPRTRVYDAVRVLEAQGLVEVQHSSPQRFRAVPLAEATETLREQYEARVDRLSAALADAERVDAEQESPVQEVWTMSGTDAIANRSYALLTDAAEEVVFVIGDGTMLTDELIESLNALDSSVDLLIGAVTEELEAQIQEAIPRATTFLSGLGWLRTEVGADDDLAIGRLLLVDRSTILVSTLVPGTHEEQAVFGGGFRNGLIVIARRLLSQGLIPKRDPQTD
- a CDS encoding TrmB family transcriptional regulator; its protein translation is MDTDPDPVDDPRGAAIEQLEEFGLSAYAARTFVALVSLGTGTAKEVSQVSEVPRTRVYDAIDELHARGLVDVQQSSPKEFWAISADTTSRKFEREMEYRTSVLRTSLDRLNPAPRSEEQRGVWTVDGQTAVTDRVLEFVSGADDKIVYMTVEELLTEEIIDALCAAAERGVTISLGGVSADVRDRIRDEIPGADIFESLWVWSDTPAGRLLMVDDAQTLVSVLVPDSTSGEAGERAETAIWGAGETNSLVVVLRAIFTWRLQNAEDAAE
- a CDS encoding HalOD1 output domain-containing protein yields the protein MSESVDPDAVAALVQSTGASRAIDTVDVSFDFAEHNITVRGTGGITVRTADSDR
- a CDS encoding HalOD1 output domain-containing protein, with the protein product MIDKPASRADTDERQQLSHVVIESVAAATECSAHQLPPLHEAIDPDALNNLFASEGRTGGRSGGGHVSFRYHGCTVTVHASGRSVVERITDGEQ
- a CDS encoding helix-turn-helix domain-containing protein yields the protein MSGGTKREDVLEVEFRFGESAYPFVRASAAADCTLELAELLPRSDGEYAEYFNVIDARPEEIEPLAAEHEGTEVSVIETYADGGLFEFVVSHGCPARRLAELGALPRTVRGTNGRGSIVAEIPSEADAPAIVATFLEETPEATLRSKRSKASMMPLLSRGTLHRTLAERLTDRQREVLRTAFEAGYYDWPRGCTGEEVAAELDIASATFSEHVHAAERTLIASMLNER
- a CDS encoding winged helix-turn-helix transcriptional regulator; this encodes MAVEEPQAAESVESLDAGPCPVVDALEQVGSKWRLVVLHDLLDGEKRFNELKRSTDASARTLSRVLDDLREMGFVQKRMEPDAPVATFYSLTAKGESLSVVFEEVESWAGEWLDTCRE
- a CDS encoding DNA-methyltransferase, with protein sequence MSGDDPSADPDRSLDTPGVGQAFETEHAVGVGDARALALPDESVDLVVTSPPYPMVEQWDDLFARLDPTVGEALEAAAAGSGDGRAAERAFDAMHGALAPAWNELERVLAPGGVACVNVGDATRSAGGRFRLWDNATRVADALSATGLDRLPGVLWRKPTNAPTKFMGSGTLPPNAYVTLEHEHVLVFRKGSRRSFDAGDPARYASAYFWEERNRWFSDAWDDLRGVDQTLDAGDARDRSAAFPFELPYRLICMYSTYGDRVLDPFWGTGTTTLAAMAAGRDSVGVERDPDLLDSFDADARRAPALSRERGRRRLREHRSFVAERDEPPGYDATHYEFPVVTKAERDIRLYAATTVESVAGGYRVGHEPIESLAE
- a CDS encoding YqaA family protein; amino-acid sequence: MASEPSWWPDFGWLTRLVETATGWTGLGIIFVYSFLIAFALPGVSEVVLLAPLDLGLPTWAKLSVIMFVSGLGKAAGSVFAFHIGQEAKQSGPIIRWLRRSRFDVIEWSESTTAELARRYGYAGLALALSVPFFPDTISIYAFAVLERDYWRFALATFVGSVGRLIVTLGLFGAGSLTLGLF